In Salmo trutta chromosome 28, fSalTru1.1, whole genome shotgun sequence, one DNA window encodes the following:
- the LOC115166283 gene encoding polyhomeotic-like protein 2 isoform X7, with protein MTSGNGNNAPMVTGSTPQNGESKLPQAIVKPQILTHFIEGFVIQEGAEPFPVDRPLSLLIENLKKHKQQTHSDSEKTTTSSNSTTDSEMEDLSQQELKQQEEPTLTCELCGRVDFAYNFKRSKRFCSTVCAKRYNVGCTKRMGLFPNRQTTMEKLKKQRTSIGTSSSETKKQTPTTGQQPGGGSVTSSHPSHPGHREFSQCLDMSSYEGPPSPPLSAASSSAPRSQASRGAEHTEGCGQELPLFQPSDPAKWNVEEVYEFICSLPGCLEIAKEFRSQEIDGQSLLLLKEDHLMGTMNIKLGPALKLFAEISMLRDS; from the exons CAGGCAGTACCCCACAGAATGGCGAGAGCAAACTGCCTCAAGCCATAGTGAAACCCCAGATCCTCACCCACTTTATTGAAGGATTTGTGATCCAGGAGGGAGCAGAGCCTTTCCCT GTGGACCGTCCGTTGTCGTTGCTGATCGAGAACctgaagaaacacaaacagcagACTCACTCTGACTCAGAGAAGACAACTACCTCCTCCAACAGCACCACTGACTCTGAGATGGAGGACCTATCACAGCAAG AGCTGAAGCAGCAAGAGGAGCCCACCCTGACGTGTGAGCTGTGTGGCAGAGTGGACTTTGCCTACAACTTCAAGAGATCCAAGAGGTTCTGCTCCACAGTGTGTGCCAAACG GTACAATGTGGGGTGTACAAAGCGAATGGGCCTCTTTCCAAATCGACAAACCACGATGGAGAAACTGAAGAAGCAGAGAACATCCATTGGGACCTCAAGCTCCGAGACCAAAAAACAG ACTCCCACTACTGGGCAACAACCTGGGGGTGGATCGGTGACATCCAGCCACCCCTCTCACCCTGGTCACAGGGAGTTCAGCCAGTGTTTAGACATGTCCAGCTACGAGGGTCCCCCTTCACCCCCACTGTCTGCTGCCAGCTCTAGTGCTCCCAGGTCCCAGGCGAGCAGAGGGGCTGAGCACACGGAGGGCTGTGGACAAGAGCTGCCCCTCTTCCAGCCCAGCGACCCGGCCAAGTGGAACGTGGAGGAGGTCTACGAGTTCATCTGCTCCCTGCCAG GTTGCCTGGAGATAGCCAAGGAGTTCCGCTCGCAGGAGATCGACGGCCAGTCTTTGCTGCTGCTGAAAGAGGACCACCTCATGGGCACCATGAACATCAAACTGGGGCCTGCGCTCAAGCTCTTTGCCGAGATCAGTATGCTGAGAGACTCGTAA